In Coregonus clupeaformis isolate EN_2021a unplaced genomic scaffold, ASM2061545v1 scaf0536, whole genome shotgun sequence, the following proteins share a genomic window:
- the commd4 gene encoding COMM domain-containing protein 4 has protein sequence MRFRFCGDLDCPDWVLAEISTLAKISSVKMKLLCVQVLKDLLGEGIDYDKVAKLTADAKFESGDIKASVAVLTFILSRAAKHDVDSESLSSELQQLGLPKEHTTGLCKSYEDKHTALQEKLRESSLRLGRLEGVSWRVDYTLSSSELQEVNEPTVQLRLQAQGAETGTTETTIVSVSAGKFRVLLTELKQAQAMMNALQ, from the exons ATG AGATTCCGGTTTTGTGGGGATTTGGACTGCCCAGACTGGGTTCTTGCCGAAATCAGCACTTTGGCGAAAATA TCAAGTGTCAAGATGAAGCTCCTCTGTGTCCAGGTGCTGAAGGATCTGCTGGGAGAGGGCATTGAT TATGATAAAGTTGCAAAGCTGactgcagatgcaaagtttg AGAGTGGAGATATCAAGGCCAGTGTAGCAGTGTTGACCTTCATCCTCTCCCGTGCAGCCAAACATGATGTGGACAGTGAATCTCTCTCCAGTGAGCTGCAGCAGTTGGGACTCCCAAAAG AACACACCACAGGACTTTGTAAATCCTATGAAGACAAGCACACAGCCCTGCAGGAGAAACTAAGGGAGAGCAGTCTGAGAC TGGGTCGGTTGGAGGGCGTGTCCTGGAGGGTTGACTACACGCTGAGCTCCAGTGAGCTTCAGGAGGTTAATGAGCCCACGGTGCAGCTCCGCCTCCAGGCCCAAGGGGCGGAGACTGGAACCACAGAGACCAccattgtctctgtgtctgcagGCAAGTTCAGAGTGCTGCTGACAG AACTAAAACAAGCACAAGCCATGATGAATGCACTACAATGA